One window of Corynebacterium doosanense CAU 212 = DSM 45436 genomic DNA carries:
- the clpB gene encoding ATP-dependent chaperone ClpB, giving the protein MSSFNPTTKTQEALQQALQTASGNGNPDIRPAHLLAAILDQPEGIAAPVLKATGVDPETVLREARTLVDGYPKAEGQNLANPNFNREALAVLDGAQKLAGELGDDYVSTEVLLAAIAKGKTDASELLIKRGATYDAIKGAFQSVRGSQNVTSQDPENQFQALAKYATDLTARAREGKIDPVIGRDSEIRRVVQVLSRRTKNNPVLIGEPGVGKTSIVEGLARRIVGGDVPESLKGKTLLSLDLGALVAGAKFRGEFEERLKAVLDEIKSSEGQVITFIDELHTIVGAGASGEGAMDAGNMIKPMLARGELRLVGATTLDEYRKYIEKDAALERRFQQVYVGEPTVEDTVGILRGLKERYEVHHGVRIQDSALVAAAELSNRYITNRFLPDKAIDLVDEAGSRLRMEIDSSPQEIDELERIVRRLEIEEIALAKESDAASRARLDQLRADLADEREKLGELKARWTNEKGAIDRVQKAKEELEQLRNESEIAERDGDFAKVSELRYGRIPELEKEVADAETEAEGRGAGSMLTEEVTPDVIADVVSAWTGIPAGKMMQGETEKLLHMEDVLGQRVVGQKEAVTAVSDAVRRTRAGIADPNRPVGSFLFLGPTGVGKTELAKALAEFLFDDERAMVRIDMSEYGEKHSVARLVGAPPGYVGYDAGGQLTEAVRRRPYTLVLFDEVEKAHQDVFDILLQVLDDGRLTDGQGRTVDFRNTVIILTSNLGAGGTKEQMMDAVKAKFKPEFINRLDDVVTFDPLSEDLLRGIVGIQLQDLEERLAGRRLSLHVSDAAKSWLAERGYDPAYGARPLRRLIQQAIGDALAKKLLAGEVRDGDLVNVDVADGGDSLDVSSVAGE; this is encoded by the coding sequence ATGAGTTCGTTCAACCCCACCACCAAGACCCAGGAAGCCCTGCAGCAGGCGCTGCAGACCGCGTCCGGCAACGGCAACCCGGACATCCGCCCGGCGCACCTGCTTGCCGCCATTCTTGATCAGCCCGAGGGCATCGCCGCGCCGGTGCTCAAGGCCACCGGCGTCGATCCGGAGACCGTGCTCCGCGAGGCACGGACGCTTGTCGACGGTTACCCCAAGGCGGAAGGCCAGAACCTGGCCAATCCGAATTTCAACCGTGAGGCCCTCGCCGTTCTCGACGGGGCCCAGAAGCTCGCCGGTGAACTCGGCGATGATTACGTCTCCACCGAGGTGCTGCTCGCGGCGATCGCGAAGGGCAAGACGGACGCGTCCGAGCTGCTCATCAAACGTGGCGCGACCTACGACGCCATCAAGGGTGCCTTCCAGTCCGTGCGCGGATCGCAGAACGTCACCTCCCAGGACCCGGAGAACCAGTTCCAGGCGCTGGCCAAGTACGCCACCGACCTCACCGCCCGGGCGCGCGAGGGCAAGATCGACCCGGTCATCGGCCGTGACTCCGAGATCCGCCGCGTGGTGCAGGTGCTCAGCCGCCGCACCAAGAACAACCCCGTCCTCATCGGCGAGCCCGGCGTGGGCAAGACCTCCATCGTCGAGGGCCTCGCGCGCCGCATCGTCGGCGGCGATGTACCCGAGTCGCTCAAGGGCAAGACGCTGCTCTCGCTCGACCTCGGCGCGCTGGTCGCCGGCGCGAAGTTCCGCGGCGAGTTCGAGGAGCGCCTCAAGGCCGTGCTCGACGAGATCAAGTCCTCCGAGGGACAGGTGATCACCTTCATCGACGAGCTGCACACCATCGTCGGCGCGGGTGCGTCCGGCGAGGGCGCCATGGATGCGGGCAACATGATCAAACCCATGCTCGCCCGCGGTGAGCTGCGCCTGGTCGGCGCGACCACGCTGGACGAGTACCGCAAGTACATCGAGAAGGACGCCGCACTGGAGCGCCGTTTCCAGCAGGTCTACGTGGGTGAGCCGACGGTGGAGGACACGGTGGGCATCCTGCGTGGGCTCAAGGAGCGCTACGAGGTGCACCACGGCGTGCGCATCCAGGACTCCGCCCTGGTCGCCGCCGCCGAGCTGTCCAACCGCTACATCACCAACCGTTTCCTGCCGGACAAGGCCATCGACCTCGTCGACGAGGCTGGCTCGCGCCTGCGCATGGAGATTGACTCCTCGCCGCAGGAGATCGACGAGCTCGAGCGCATCGTGCGCCGCCTGGAGATTGAGGAGATCGCCCTGGCCAAGGAGTCCGACGCGGCCTCCCGCGCACGCCTCGATCAGCTGCGCGCCGATCTTGCCGACGAGCGCGAGAAGCTCGGCGAGCTCAAGGCCCGCTGGACCAACGAGAAGGGCGCGATCGACCGCGTGCAGAAGGCGAAGGAGGAGCTCGAGCAGCTGCGCAACGAGTCCGAGATCGCCGAGCGCGACGGGGACTTCGCCAAGGTCTCCGAGCTGCGCTACGGCCGCATCCCCGAGCTGGAGAAGGAGGTCGCCGACGCCGAGACGGAAGCCGAGGGCCGCGGCGCCGGATCCATGCTCACCGAGGAGGTCACCCCGGACGTCATCGCCGACGTCGTCTCCGCCTGGACCGGCATCCCCGCCGGCAAGATGATGCAGGGCGAGACCGAGAAACTCCTGCATATGGAGGACGTCCTGGGCCAGCGTGTCGTGGGCCAGAAGGAGGCGGTCACGGCCGTGTCCGACGCCGTCCGCCGCACCCGCGCCGGGATCGCCGACCCCAACCGACCGGTCGGCTCCTTCCTCTTCCTCGGCCCCACCGGTGTGGGCAAGACGGAGCTGGCCAAGGCACTGGCGGAGTTCCTCTTCGATGACGAGCGCGCCATGGTGCGCATCGACATGTCCGAGTACGGCGAGAAGCACTCCGTCGCCCGCCTCGTCGGTGCGCCCCCCGGATACGTCGGCTACGACGCCGGCGGCCAGCTCACCGAGGCCGTCCGCCGCAGGCCCTACACCCTCGTGCTCTTCGACGAGGTGGAGAAGGCCCACCAGGACGTGTTCGACATTCTCCTGCAGGTGCTTGACGACGGTCGCCTCACCGACGGCCAGGGCCGCACAGTGGACTTCCGCAACACCGTGATCATCCTGACCTCCAACCTCGGCGCCGGCGGCACCAAGGAGCAGATGATGGACGCGGTCAAGGCCAAGTTCAAGCCCGAGTTCATCAACCGCCTCGACGACGTGGTGACCTTCGACCCGCTGTCCGAGGACCTGCTGCGCGGCATCGTGGGCATCCAGCTGCAGGACCTGGAGGAGCGCCTCGCCGGGCGACGCCTGAGCCTGCACGTCTCGGATGCCGCGAAGTCGTGGCTCGCCGAACGCGGCTACGACCCGGCCTACGGCGCCCGCCCGCTGCGCCGCCTCATCCAGCAGGCGATCGGCGATGCGCTGGCCAAGAAGCTGCTGGCTGGCGAGGTGCGCGACGGTGACCTGGTCAACGTCGACGTCGCCGATGGTGGCGACTCGCTGGACGTCAGCTCGGTGGCCGGGGAGTAG
- a CDS encoding asparaginase: protein MAHIVVLATGGTIASTRDSSPGATATEAIDSLLKEVDTGGHTVTSQDVLTTGSYLLTHHHLRIIAEAVKATLQRRDVDGVVLTHGTDTMEETAYLLHLVHDSHKPVVITGAQRTPDSLGADGEFNLRDAIQVAGSPQSAELGVVICFAGEIHPAARTKKLHTIAPSPFGGVGTIGYVAEDEVKIRMTPRRSPALPLPGVKFDDTRIDVVVSHPGADATLARASVAASAHGVIILGTGAGNGNHALTEWVAEASAAGVVVGVSTRAFGGPVLPLYGNGGAADLFDAGAVSLGDLPWSQVRILLAYLLSAGVDVSPEALADFI, encoded by the coding sequence ATGGCACACATCGTTGTTCTCGCCACCGGAGGGACGATCGCGTCCACCCGAGATTCCTCTCCAGGCGCTACCGCCACAGAAGCCATCGACTCCCTTCTGAAGGAGGTCGACACTGGTGGTCACACCGTGACCAGCCAGGACGTGCTCACCACGGGTTCCTATCTCCTAACTCACCACCATCTGCGCATCATTGCGGAGGCGGTCAAGGCGACTCTCCAGCGCCGTGACGTCGACGGAGTCGTTCTGACCCACGGGACAGACACGATGGAAGAAACCGCGTACCTGCTGCACCTCGTTCACGACAGTCACAAACCCGTCGTCATCACGGGAGCGCAGCGGACACCGGACAGCCTCGGCGCCGACGGGGAGTTCAATCTTCGAGATGCCATCCAGGTGGCGGGCTCCCCTCAGTCTGCCGAGCTAGGTGTCGTGATCTGCTTCGCAGGCGAGATCCACCCAGCTGCTCGCACAAAGAAGCTTCATACCATCGCCCCGTCACCGTTCGGTGGTGTCGGCACCATCGGATACGTCGCCGAAGACGAGGTGAAGATCCGGATGACTCCGCGGCGATCACCCGCTCTGCCGTTGCCGGGTGTGAAGTTTGACGACACGCGCATAGATGTCGTCGTGTCTCATCCCGGCGCCGATGCCACACTCGCCCGAGCATCCGTGGCTGCCTCCGCTCACGGAGTCATCATCCTTGGCACGGGCGCGGGCAACGGCAACCACGCGCTGACCGAATGGGTGGCCGAAGCATCCGCCGCAGGAGTCGTCGTCGGTGTCTCCACGCGCGCTTTCGGCGGCCCTGTCCTGCCGCTTTACGGCAACGGCGGAGCAGCGGACCTGTTTGACGCGGGTGCCGTTTCGCTCGGAGACCTACCCTGGAGCCAGGTAAGGATCCTCCTCGCTTACCTCTTATCGGCCGGCGTCGACGTCAGCCCTGAAGCGCTCGCCGACTTCATCTAG
- a CDS encoding ATP-binding protein: MPYQPRAIDQALLALLPEAPAIAIEGAKGVGKTETALQQANHQLFLYNPADRIVAEADPMLEQLPDGTVLIDEWQNAPATWDAVRRAVDRGAAPGRFILTGSATPAAGIDSHSGAGRILSLHMRPMAIFERGGQKPSVSLAAMFDGDADISGTSAATLSDYVEAIGSSGFPGIHHHSPQLRQRHLNSYIDRVIDRDLPGAGYATRKPDTLRRWMAAYGAASSTTTTYSGILDATTAGDGSQPAKDTTAQFRDLLTSIWILDPVPAWNSLRNPLKAIRLSPKHQLVDPALALTLQRLGPRDLTSQRGNHLLGPLFESLATLSVRAAAAATGASVSHLRTAKGLQEVDLIAESFDGRLIGFEVKLSVSVSDADVRHLLWLRRQFPEDVVDLAVLYSGPVAYRRPDGVACIPLDLLGS; this comes from the coding sequence ATGCCCTACCAGCCTCGCGCAATCGACCAGGCCCTGCTTGCTCTCCTCCCCGAGGCACCCGCCATCGCAATCGAGGGCGCCAAAGGTGTGGGCAAGACCGAAACCGCGCTCCAGCAGGCAAACCACCAGCTCTTCTTATACAACCCAGCGGATCGGATTGTGGCCGAAGCCGATCCGATGCTTGAACAGTTGCCCGACGGCACTGTCCTCATCGACGAATGGCAGAACGCTCCAGCAACCTGGGACGCAGTGCGGCGGGCCGTAGACCGCGGAGCTGCGCCGGGCAGATTTATTCTCACCGGAAGCGCTACCCCGGCCGCGGGAATCGATTCTCACTCCGGTGCCGGGAGAATTCTTTCGCTCCATATGCGCCCCATGGCCATCTTCGAGCGAGGTGGCCAAAAGCCCTCAGTCAGTCTGGCAGCAATGTTTGACGGCGATGCCGACATCAGCGGCACGAGTGCCGCCACCCTCTCCGACTACGTCGAGGCGATCGGCAGTAGCGGATTCCCTGGCATCCATCACCATTCCCCGCAGCTTCGGCAACGGCATCTGAATTCCTATATCGACCGCGTCATCGACCGGGATCTTCCAGGCGCTGGCTACGCAACCAGGAAACCCGACACCCTGCGCCGATGGATGGCCGCCTACGGAGCAGCTTCCTCCACCACCACTACCTATTCCGGGATTCTCGATGCCACCACGGCGGGTGATGGATCTCAACCCGCGAAAGATACAACGGCGCAATTCCGTGACCTACTCACGAGTATTTGGATTCTCGATCCCGTGCCCGCGTGGAACTCCCTGAGAAACCCGTTGAAGGCGATCCGGTTGAGCCCAAAACACCAGCTTGTGGACCCGGCTCTCGCACTCACCCTTCAACGGCTCGGCCCCCGGGACTTGACCTCCCAGCGCGGCAACCATCTGCTGGGCCCGCTCTTTGAGTCCCTTGCGACTCTCTCTGTCCGCGCCGCAGCGGCGGCCACCGGGGCATCGGTCAGTCACTTGCGCACGGCCAAAGGGTTACAAGAGGTGGACCTGATAGCCGAGAGCTTTGACGGCCGGCTAATCGGGTTCGAGGTCAAACTCTCCGTCTCGGTCAGCGACGCTGATGTTCGCCATCTCTTGTGGCTGCGCAGACAGTTTCCCGAGGACGTCGTCGACCTCGCAGTCCTCTACTCCGGGCCCGTGGCCTACCGACGGCCCGACGGGGTCGCCTGCATCCCGCTCGACCTTTTGGGTTCATAG
- a CDS encoding polysaccharide deacetylase family protein: protein MPKRITVAFGIDVDAVGGWLGSYGGEDSPGDISRGVFAGEVGVPRLVKLLKKYDLPGTFFWPGHSIETFPEQFDQTVSEGFEIGVHGYSHENPLAMTREQETDILDYCIDLITKRTGTRPTGYVAPWWEFSHVTNELLIERGIKYDHSLMHRDHEPYYVRVGDSWTNIDYDKPASEWMKPLVRGTETDLVEIPASWYLDDLPPMMFIKSSPNSHGFVNPRDIEDLWRDQFDWVYREYDNAIFPITLHPDVSGRPQVQLMLERLIEHFQSHDGVEFSTFDAIADRFLADNPRS, encoded by the coding sequence ATGCCCAAGAGAATCACCGTCGCATTTGGCATCGACGTCGACGCAGTCGGCGGCTGGCTGGGGTCTTACGGTGGTGAAGATTCCCCGGGAGACATTTCTCGCGGTGTCTTCGCTGGAGAGGTCGGCGTTCCCCGCCTGGTCAAACTGCTGAAGAAATACGATCTGCCAGGCACGTTCTTCTGGCCCGGGCACTCGATTGAGACGTTCCCGGAGCAGTTCGATCAAACCGTGAGTGAGGGCTTCGAGATCGGTGTCCACGGTTACTCCCACGAGAACCCGCTGGCCATGACACGCGAGCAGGAAACTGACATCCTGGATTACTGCATCGACCTGATCACTAAGCGCACTGGCACCCGACCGACTGGTTATGTCGCGCCGTGGTGGGAGTTCTCCCACGTCACCAACGAACTGCTGATCGAGCGAGGCATCAAGTACGACCACTCGCTCATGCACCGCGATCACGAGCCCTACTACGTTCGTGTTGGCGACTCCTGGACCAACATCGACTACGACAAGCCCGCCTCCGAGTGGATGAAGCCCCTGGTCAGAGGCACGGAGACTGATCTCGTCGAGATTCCGGCCAGCTGGTACCTGGACGACCTTCCTCCGATGATGTTCATCAAGTCGAGCCCGAACAGCCACGGATTCGTCAACCCCCGCGACATCGAGGACCTGTGGCGCGACCAGTTCGACTGGGTCTACCGCGAGTACGACAACGCAATCTTCCCGATCACCCTGCACCCGGACGTCTCCGGGCGCCCACAGGTTCAACTGATGCTGGAGCGCCTGATCGAGCACTTCCAGTCTCACGACGGCGTCGAGTTCTCCACCTTCGACGCCATTGCCGACCGGTTCCTGGCCGACAACCCGCGTTCTTAA
- a CDS encoding sodium/glutamate symporter translates to MDYTPFSLLIDVGWISVLMILGNILRNRIRIFQQLLLPAPITAGLLGLVFGPEVLGWINFSNQIGSYTTLLIAVVFASMAYSMELNGSVSKGARNMWSYSTGMFMAQWGIFILLGVYLFQPVFDTEGWFGMMLPVGFVGGFGTAAAVGSSLEGVGAEAASSLGFTSATIGTLVAIIGGVIVANWGIRKGKATEMQGELPADLRSGYIANEADRPSIGKATTNPSAIEPLALHGGFVIFTVLVAYLANQGINHLWPSVSIPLFAMSFVVGLLGRVALRLFRRPNYLDKETVSSISGAATDYLIAFGIASIVPAAIADYWIPLVLLFVLGTVFCVFFLFVMSPIYFGKSWLERGLFGWGWATAAVATGIALLKMVDPKLKSGTLNEYGVAYVGFAPFEIGMTILAPIMVIAGFTAGFGWISLLIAVVVLGVAFALKWVPVKDSGVSTPSPAE, encoded by the coding sequence GTGGACTACACCCCGTTTTCGCTCCTGATCGACGTCGGTTGGATCTCTGTCCTCATGATCCTGGGCAACATCCTGCGCAACCGCATCCGAATCTTCCAGCAGCTGCTCCTGCCCGCCCCGATCACCGCCGGGCTGCTCGGCCTGGTGTTCGGGCCCGAGGTGCTCGGCTGGATCAACTTCTCCAACCAGATCGGCTCGTACACGACCCTGCTCATCGCCGTGGTCTTCGCGTCGATGGCGTACTCCATGGAGCTCAACGGCTCAGTGTCCAAGGGTGCGCGCAACATGTGGTCGTACTCCACCGGCATGTTCATGGCGCAGTGGGGCATCTTCATCCTGCTGGGTGTCTACCTGTTTCAGCCGGTCTTCGACACCGAGGGCTGGTTCGGCATGATGCTGCCCGTCGGCTTCGTCGGCGGCTTCGGCACCGCGGCGGCGGTCGGCTCCTCGCTGGAGGGCGTCGGCGCGGAGGCGGCGAGCTCGCTGGGCTTCACATCCGCGACCATCGGCACGCTCGTGGCCATCATCGGCGGCGTCATCGTGGCCAACTGGGGAATCCGCAAGGGCAAGGCCACCGAGATGCAGGGTGAGCTGCCCGCGGATCTGCGTTCGGGTTATATCGCCAATGAGGCTGACCGGCCGTCGATAGGCAAGGCCACCACGAACCCGTCGGCGATTGAACCGCTCGCCCTGCACGGCGGTTTTGTCATCTTCACCGTGCTGGTGGCCTACCTGGCCAACCAGGGCATCAACCACCTCTGGCCGAGCGTCTCCATCCCGCTGTTCGCCATGTCCTTTGTCGTCGGTCTGCTGGGGCGCGTGGCGTTGCGCCTGTTCCGCCGCCCGAACTACCTGGACAAGGAGACGGTCTCGTCGATCTCCGGCGCGGCGACGGACTACCTCATCGCCTTCGGCATCGCCTCCATCGTTCCCGCGGCGATCGCCGATTACTGGATCCCGTTGGTGCTGCTTTTTGTCCTGGGCACGGTGTTCTGTGTGTTTTTCCTCTTTGTCATGTCGCCCATCTACTTCGGCAAGTCCTGGCTCGAGCGCGGCCTCTTCGGCTGGGGCTGGGCCACCGCGGCCGTGGCCACGGGTATCGCGCTGCTGAAGATGGTCGACCCGAAACTCAAGTCCGGCACGCTCAACGAATACGGCGTGGCTTACGTCGGCTTCGCGCCCTTCGAGATCGGTATGACCATCCTCGCCCCGATCATGGTCATCGCCGGGTTCACCGCCGGGTTCGGCTGGATCTCCCTGCTCATCGCGGTGGTGGTGCTGGGTGTCGCCTTCGCCCTGAAGTGGGTTCCGGTGAAAGATTCTGGCGTATCGACGCCCTCCCCAGCCGAGTAG
- a CDS encoding DHA2 family efflux MFS transporter permease subunit produces the protein MSHPVSPAPVQAAPNTALVIGVLVFTAFVMMLNETTLAVALPSIMRDFEVSAATAQWLLTGFMLTMAVIMPTTGWMLDRFSARGVFLTALTSFLIGTVVAAVSPTFAVMLGARVLQGAGTAIIMPLLMSVAMKLIEPSRRGTIMGLISVVMAVGPALGPTVAGAVLSMFGWHMIFWVMVPLVAAAGLIGLWKLPEIGERKDTPLDLPSVVLSVLAFGGLIYGLSSVGIILDGGEAATVAMAVLAVGIVGFVLFVLRQRTLVHSGRALLDLTPFTIRNFTLCLAVMFTLFGSMLGMFNLLPIYLQGSLLVTALVAGLALLPGGLLEGLLSPIAGRIFDSVGPRPLIIPGIVLIVASLFGLSTVDETTALWFVIACHIVFSGALAFVLTPLMTTALSSLPDNLYGHGSAILNTSLQLAGAAGTAILIAVYSASVEADHLAGESDAAGIADGASTAFLVAAFISVVAAIISLFVQRAETPAKD, from the coding sequence ATGTCGCATCCCGTTTCCCCCGCCCCGGTTCAGGCCGCGCCGAACACCGCCCTGGTCATCGGTGTCCTGGTGTTCACGGCTTTTGTCATGATGCTCAACGAGACCACCCTGGCGGTGGCGCTGCCCTCGATCATGCGAGACTTCGAGGTGTCCGCGGCCACGGCGCAGTGGCTGCTCACCGGCTTCATGCTCACCATGGCCGTGATCATGCCCACCACCGGCTGGATGCTGGACCGTTTCTCTGCCCGGGGAGTGTTCCTCACCGCGCTGACCTCGTTCCTCATCGGCACCGTGGTGGCGGCCGTCTCCCCGACCTTCGCGGTCATGCTCGGCGCGCGTGTCCTGCAGGGCGCGGGCACGGCGATCATCATGCCGCTGCTCATGTCCGTGGCAATGAAACTCATTGAGCCGTCGCGACGCGGAACCATCATGGGCCTGATCTCCGTGGTCATGGCCGTCGGACCGGCGCTCGGGCCGACGGTCGCCGGCGCCGTGCTCTCCATGTTCGGCTGGCACATGATCTTCTGGGTCATGGTTCCGCTCGTGGCGGCCGCCGGCCTCATCGGCCTGTGGAAGCTGCCCGAGATCGGCGAGCGCAAAGACACCCCGCTGGACCTGCCGTCGGTGGTGCTCTCCGTGCTCGCCTTCGGCGGCCTCATCTACGGGCTCAGCTCCGTGGGCATCATCCTCGACGGCGGGGAGGCCGCCACTGTGGCCATGGCCGTGCTCGCCGTGGGCATCGTCGGGTTCGTGCTGTTTGTGCTGCGGCAACGCACGCTGGTCCACTCCGGCCGCGCGTTGCTGGATCTCACCCCGTTCACCATCCGCAACTTCACCCTCTGCCTGGCGGTGATGTTCACACTCTTCGGATCCATGCTGGGAATGTTCAACCTCCTGCCCATCTACCTGCAGGGTTCGCTCCTGGTCACCGCGCTGGTGGCCGGGCTGGCGCTGCTCCCCGGCGGCCTGCTTGAGGGGCTGCTCTCCCCGATCGCCGGGCGCATCTTCGACTCGGTCGGGCCGCGCCCGCTCATCATCCCGGGGATCGTGCTCATCGTCGCCTCGCTCTTCGGGTTGTCCACCGTGGACGAGACCACCGCACTGTGGTTTGTCATCGCCTGCCACATCGTCTTCTCCGGTGCGCTGGCGTTTGTGCTCACCCCGCTCATGACCACCGCGCTGAGCTCGCTGCCAGACAACCTTTACGGCCACGGCTCGGCGATCCTCAACACCTCGCTCCAGCTCGCCGGCGCGGCCGGCACGGCGATCCTCATCGCGGTGTACTCGGCCTCGGTCGAGGCGGACCACCTGGCGGGGGAGAGCGACGCCGCGGGAATCGCCGACGGTGCCTCGACCGCCTTCCTGGTCGCGGCCTTCATCTCCGTGGTCGCGGCGATCATCTCGCTGTTTGTCCAGCGCGCGGAGACCCCGGCCAAGGACTGA
- a CDS encoding MFS transporter, which yields MSVSHAIKPTDWIRVGFAMFTIGFGANLFAPMLQVYRVEHAAGEASLTGMLGIYSVGLIPSLLVFGTYSDQRGRRPVLVPGLAVAILGSLVLSLGALGWNWPLFIGRIIIGVSVGMGMSAGAAWIKQLSNDKPGSGPRRATVSVSAGFGLGPLASGLVAQFAPLPELIPYLVHIALTALALALVWRVPETQERTTVSRRLVPHAVFTRRFLFSIVIWAPWVFGVTTTAFASTPGMAHLNFPWVTAFLGFLACITMLAGVFIQPTAARIARSGGRLSLAAVGLLVTLVGLLLSVGASLTGSLILMSIAAIVLGAAYGIMMVAGLSEAESFAAPSELGGLIGIFYSLTYLGFFVPLVTALVVGVLSRVTGMSELHSYVAVLLFGVVVCLVSVVPVSRAGRAGQGTAD from the coding sequence ATGAGTGTGAGCCACGCCATTAAACCCACGGACTGGATCCGCGTCGGATTCGCCATGTTCACCATCGGCTTCGGCGCGAACCTCTTTGCCCCGATGCTGCAGGTCTACCGGGTGGAGCACGCCGCCGGCGAGGCCTCGCTCACCGGCATGCTGGGCATCTACTCCGTGGGCCTGATCCCCTCGCTGCTCGTCTTCGGCACCTACTCCGACCAGCGCGGACGCCGCCCGGTCCTGGTGCCGGGCCTGGCGGTGGCCATCCTCGGCTCCCTGGTCCTCTCCCTGGGTGCCCTGGGGTGGAACTGGCCGCTGTTCATCGGGCGCATCATCATCGGCGTGTCCGTGGGCATGGGCATGTCGGCCGGCGCGGCGTGGATCAAACAGCTCTCCAACGACAAGCCGGGCAGCGGACCGCGCCGGGCCACGGTCTCCGTCTCCGCGGGATTCGGCCTCGGCCCCCTGGCCTCCGGCCTGGTGGCGCAGTTTGCGCCCCTGCCGGAGCTCATTCCCTACCTCGTCCACATCGCCCTTACCGCGCTCGCGCTGGCCCTGGTGTGGCGGGTGCCGGAGACGCAGGAGCGCACGACGGTCAGCCGACGGCTGGTTCCGCACGCGGTGTTCACCCGCCGCTTCCTCTTCTCCATCGTGATCTGGGCACCGTGGGTCTTCGGCGTGACCACCACGGCCTTCGCCTCGACCCCGGGCATGGCGCACCTGAACTTCCCCTGGGTGACGGCCTTCCTGGGTTTCCTCGCGTGCATCACCATGCTGGCCGGCGTGTTCATCCAGCCGACCGCTGCGCGCATCGCGCGTTCCGGGGGCAGGCTCTCGCTCGCCGCGGTGGGGCTGCTGGTCACGCTCGTGGGTCTGCTGCTCTCGGTCGGCGCGTCGCTGACCGGTTCCCTCATCCTCATGTCCATCGCCGCGATCGTGCTCGGCGCGGCCTACGGCATCATGATGGTCGCCGGCCTGTCCGAGGCCGAAAGTTTCGCTGCGCCGTCTGAGCTGGGCGGGCTGATCGGCATCTTCTACTCGCTGACCTATCTCGGCTTCTTCGTGCCGCTGGTCACGGCCCTGGTCGTGGGTGTGCTCAGCCGCGTCACGGGGATGAGCGAGCTGCATTCCTACGTCGCGGTGCTGCTGTTCGGCGTCGTGGTTTGCCTCGTTTCGGTCGTTCCGGTGTCGCGGGCGGGGCGGGCTGGGCAGGGAACCGCCGATTAG